A single region of the Mustela lutreola isolate mMusLut2 chromosome 2, mMusLut2.pri, whole genome shotgun sequence genome encodes:
- the ICOSLG gene encoding ICOS ligand isoform X3, translating into MRLRSPGLLLLLLGALQAADAREQEVRALVGSDVQLSCVFPESTTFDLDDLYVYWQISAVGHPTTVTYYLSGNSSAGLEDNRYRDRAWLSPDSMRHGDFSLRLYNVTPLDEQKFNCLVFRKSLQLQKILDMVVTLHVAANYSVPVVLAPRGPSDDAELTFTCTSVNGYPKPNVYWINKTDNSVLPEGLQNSTVVLNARGLYDVVSVLRIGWTPSASVGCCIGNVLLHQNLTGLCQTAETFTTPEPGNTGSHTDVRRREHGAVLSTLAVLGVVVAVAVATGWVCRSRCPRGFPTRCPAAKPERTIPGASGCENQGAGVHLTAPTNCV; encoded by the exons ATGCGGCTGAGAAG TCCCGgactgctcctgctgctgctcggTGCCCTGCAAGCCG CGGATGCGCGAGAGCAGGAAGTCCGAGCGCTGGTGGGCAGCGACGTCCAGCTCAGCTGCGTCTTCCCCGAAAGCACCACTTTTGATCTAGACGACCTGTACGTGTACTGGCAAATCAGCGCCGTGGGCCACCCGACGACCGTGACCTACTACCTGTCGGGGAACAGCTCGGCGGGCCTCGAGGACAACCGCTacagggacagggcctggctCTCGCCGGACAGCATGAGGCACGGCGACTTCTCCCTGCGTCTCTACAACGTCACCCCCCTCGACGAACAGAAGTTCAACTGCCTGGTGTTTAGGAAATCCTTGCAGTTACAAAAGATCTTGGACATGGTGGTGACGCTGCACGTGGCAG CGAACTACAGCGTGCCGGTGGTCCTGGCCCCGCGCGGCCCCTCCGATGACGCGGAGCTCACGTTCACGTGCACGTCCGTGAACGGCTACCCAAAGCCCAACGTGTACTGGATCAACAAGACGGACAACAGCGTGCTGCCCGAGGGCCTGCAGAACAGCACGGTCGTCCTGAACGCGCGCGGCTTGTACGACGTGGTCAGCGTCCTGCGCATCGGCTGGACGCCCAGCGCGAGCGTCGGCTGCTGCATCGGGAACGTCCTTCTGCACCAAAACCTCACGGGCCTGTGCCAGACAG caGAAACGTTCACGACCCCCGAACCCGGCAACACAGGGAGCCACACGGACGTCCGCAGGAGGGAGCACGGGGCGGTGCTGAGCACCCTGGCCGTGCTGGGCGTGGTcgtggccgtggccgtggccACTGGCTGGGTGTGTAGGAGCCGATGTCCCCGCGGGTTTCCAACCAG GTGCCCGGCCGCAAAGCCAGAGCGGACGATCCCTG GTGCCTCGGGCTGCGAGAACCAAGGGGCCGGCGTGCACTTGACAGCCCCAACAA actGTGTCTGA
- the ICOSLG gene encoding ICOS ligand isoform X1: protein MRLRSPGLLLLLLGALQAADAREQEVRALVGSDVQLSCVFPESTTFDLDDLYVYWQISAVGHPTTVTYYLSGNSSAGLEDNRYRDRAWLSPDSMRHGDFSLRLYNVTPLDEQKFNCLVFRKSLQLQKILDMVVTLHVAANYSVPVVLAPRGPSDDAELTFTCTSVNGYPKPNVYWINKTDNSVLPEGLQNSTVVLNARGLYDVVSVLRIGWTPSASVGCCIGNVLLHQNLTGLCQTETFTTPEPGNTGSHTDVRRREHGAVLSTLAVLGVVVAVAVATGWVCRSRCPRGFPTRCPAAKPERTIPGASGCENQGAGVHLTAPTNCV, encoded by the exons ATGCGGCTGAGAAG TCCCGgactgctcctgctgctgctcggTGCCCTGCAAGCCG CGGATGCGCGAGAGCAGGAAGTCCGAGCGCTGGTGGGCAGCGACGTCCAGCTCAGCTGCGTCTTCCCCGAAAGCACCACTTTTGATCTAGACGACCTGTACGTGTACTGGCAAATCAGCGCCGTGGGCCACCCGACGACCGTGACCTACTACCTGTCGGGGAACAGCTCGGCGGGCCTCGAGGACAACCGCTacagggacagggcctggctCTCGCCGGACAGCATGAGGCACGGCGACTTCTCCCTGCGTCTCTACAACGTCACCCCCCTCGACGAACAGAAGTTCAACTGCCTGGTGTTTAGGAAATCCTTGCAGTTACAAAAGATCTTGGACATGGTGGTGACGCTGCACGTGGCAG CGAACTACAGCGTGCCGGTGGTCCTGGCCCCGCGCGGCCCCTCCGATGACGCGGAGCTCACGTTCACGTGCACGTCCGTGAACGGCTACCCAAAGCCCAACGTGTACTGGATCAACAAGACGGACAACAGCGTGCTGCCCGAGGGCCTGCAGAACAGCACGGTCGTCCTGAACGCGCGCGGCTTGTACGACGTGGTCAGCGTCCTGCGCATCGGCTGGACGCCCAGCGCGAGCGTCGGCTGCTGCATCGGGAACGTCCTTCTGCACCAAAACCTCACGGGCCTGTGCCAGACAG AAACGTTCACGACCCCCGAACCCGGCAACACAGGGAGCCACACGGACGTCCGCAGGAGGGAGCACGGGGCGGTGCTGAGCACCCTGGCCGTGCTGGGCGTGGTcgtggccgtggccgtggccACTGGCTGGGTGTGTAGGAGCCGATGTCCCCGCGGGTTTCCAACCAG GTGCCCGGCCGCAAAGCCAGAGCGGACGATCCCTG GTGCCTCGGGCTGCGAGAACCAAGGGGCCGGCGTGCACTTGACAGCCCCAACAA actGTGTCTGA
- the ICOSLG gene encoding ICOS ligand isoform X2: MRLRSPGLLLLLLGALQAADAREQEVRALVGSDVQLSCVFPESTTFDLDDLYVYWQISAVGHPTTVTYYLSGNSSAGLEDNRYRDRAWLSPDSMRHGDFSLRLYNVTPLDEQKFNCLVFRKSLQLQKILDMVVTLHVAANYSVPVVLAPRGPSDDAELTFTCTSVNGYPKPNVYWINKTDNSVLPEGLQNSTVVLNARGLYDVVSVLRIGWTPSASVGCCIGNVLLHQNLTGLCQTAETFTTPEPGNTGSHTDVRRREHGAVLSTLAVLGVVVAVAVATGWVCRSRCPRGFPTRCPAAKPERTIPDCV; encoded by the exons ATGCGGCTGAGAAG TCCCGgactgctcctgctgctgctcggTGCCCTGCAAGCCG CGGATGCGCGAGAGCAGGAAGTCCGAGCGCTGGTGGGCAGCGACGTCCAGCTCAGCTGCGTCTTCCCCGAAAGCACCACTTTTGATCTAGACGACCTGTACGTGTACTGGCAAATCAGCGCCGTGGGCCACCCGACGACCGTGACCTACTACCTGTCGGGGAACAGCTCGGCGGGCCTCGAGGACAACCGCTacagggacagggcctggctCTCGCCGGACAGCATGAGGCACGGCGACTTCTCCCTGCGTCTCTACAACGTCACCCCCCTCGACGAACAGAAGTTCAACTGCCTGGTGTTTAGGAAATCCTTGCAGTTACAAAAGATCTTGGACATGGTGGTGACGCTGCACGTGGCAG CGAACTACAGCGTGCCGGTGGTCCTGGCCCCGCGCGGCCCCTCCGATGACGCGGAGCTCACGTTCACGTGCACGTCCGTGAACGGCTACCCAAAGCCCAACGTGTACTGGATCAACAAGACGGACAACAGCGTGCTGCCCGAGGGCCTGCAGAACAGCACGGTCGTCCTGAACGCGCGCGGCTTGTACGACGTGGTCAGCGTCCTGCGCATCGGCTGGACGCCCAGCGCGAGCGTCGGCTGCTGCATCGGGAACGTCCTTCTGCACCAAAACCTCACGGGCCTGTGCCAGACAG caGAAACGTTCACGACCCCCGAACCCGGCAACACAGGGAGCCACACGGACGTCCGCAGGAGGGAGCACGGGGCGGTGCTGAGCACCCTGGCCGTGCTGGGCGTGGTcgtggccgtggccgtggccACTGGCTGGGTGTGTAGGAGCCGATGTCCCCGCGGGTTTCCAACCAG GTGCCCGGCCGCAAAGCCAGAGCGGACGATCCCTG actGTGTCTGA